A stretch of DNA from Acanthochromis polyacanthus isolate Apoly-LR-REF ecotype Palm Island chromosome 21, KAUST_Apoly_ChrSc, whole genome shotgun sequence:
GTACACAGGAAGTGCACGAAGGACAAGGGCCCGTCTCAAATTTACATCACGTTGTTCCTAGAACGACAAAAATATCCATTACAACAGTTATGATACAAATGCAGagcaaacagttttttaaaaaaatcaaagcattaAATGACTCCATATTCTGATGCTGGTCATTGCTACAGATGGTAGATTCAGTATTTTGGGTCACCATTCCCTCAGTAGAACATTGTTCAAATTAATAACTTTCTATTGTAAATACTTTAATAACTCATAAAGGAAAAACTTGaaattgtaaattaaattttataaaAACTTCAAATTAAGCCAATAAAGTATCTTTTGAAGCTACCTCTTTCTGACAGAATACATCTTGTCAAGATGTCAATCTCTGATGAGATGACaatgttgtgtttgtggaaTAATCACTTAACCTCAAGGCACAGTCAAGGCAACTCACACTAAGGCTTCTTACAGTTGGCTTCAAACAATTTGTTTAGAATCTGTTTCTGAATCAGGCAAAGTTAAAAATTCACCTGAAGGTCATAAATCCTCATGAGCTTGGTTAGCTGCTCCGCTATCTTGCCAGTCTTTGTGGCCTTGTCTCTGAACAAGGTGATGAGTttaggtgtgtgtctgtccagCTCCTTGTAGAACTGATTACGCAGGTTAACATTATTGATTCTGTGGAACTCTGCAAACACCTGTACATGAACAGAATTACATAGAAATGTACAAAGATGAATTAGAAAAGGAgttgtgaatgtattttaagaAGTTTTCAGTTGGCAGGTAGCAATACTAAGGGCAATTCTTTTAGGGATGAGTCAGAACCAAGGTCAAAATAAAAAGTTAGTTGTCATTCTTTAATTTAAAACAGGCTATATAAGGTtatctaaattaaattaaaataataaacctCTGTTTACTTTGCTTACTTTGAATGGCAAAAATATGTCCCAGCGTGATGTGTTGTCAACTTTTACATCAGCCATGTGctttctggtgatttttgaaaatttagatttttaaaagtcatttaaatattggaaaaaactatCTGGTCAATGGGCATGCTCAAGAGTCATGTTAATTGCTCTCATCAGGTAGAACAGTGAAataataaaagctttttttacCTGTGACTCCATACGTAGGGCTGGCCATCTGTCCATGACGTCTTTCACCTGTGGAGCTACAAGAGCTCCAACGATTTCTTGGCGACGAAGGGCATAGGTTGTGTTCATGAGCTTGCCTATGACTAATTGGTTTCTCTCAGTCTTTTCGACTTCATGCATGATTTCTTCTCTCATTGCTTCTAGAGTGGCTGGGGTTTCATCCTTCGGTAGGTTGATGATGTAGTTGACCTCAGCTTTTCGAGCTTTCTTTATGTTTCGATGGGGGTGATCATTGTCAGGGTTGTTTCGGCTCCGCCTCCCTGTGTTGATGGCTACTTCTGCAACCCCAGCTTTGGCCAGATTGTTACGGTAAGACGCGACCTTGTACCCTATGTGACGCTTCCATCCCAAACCCCCGTCTTCACCAGCTGTCATTCTGAGACATGGATGAGCTGTTATCAAAGCTTGAGCAGCCATTGCCAGTTCCTTTTCATGTGGGTATGGTTTGAAACCATAGATagtttctgccatttttttaaGGATTTCACTCTTCTGTGACCTCTTTAACTTTAGCAACTTTCCTGATTCTTCATAAACACGATTTCCTTCTTCTAGTATATGCTCCATTTCGTAACCAAAACTAGGAACAACAAAGTGATCAGGCCAACTCCTCTGGCGCTGTATGGCAGGTACATGTGGAAGTATGTCTGTGTCAGAAGATGCAGTAGATGAGGTGTCACCTTCTGGTCTGATGACTCTCAATGTGCCCTTCTCTGGTAACTCCTGGATGTCCACAAGAAGACAAAGTTCACCATCAAAGTCCGGATCCTCATAGTGCAGGCTAAAGTCCCCATCCAGTCTCGGCCTGAACCTCTCTTGCATTATTTCTTTCAGCTCTTCCACCGACTTTGGTCGCTCGAGTAGAATAAGTTTCAGGGCGGTGTCTCGTGCAACATACACACGCAGCACATGCTTCTGGGCAGCAGCCATCTTTTTGTtcctaaaagacaaaaatacactAACTTTAATAGAGGGACGTTGAGACACACAACGTATACATGCACAGCTCTAAGAGAATATTGCAGTCAGCTGTTTACCTGATTCAACAATTCTTCAATGTAATAATAAGAAACGTTTGGGTGTCAAGAGCAATCTTCCATCTATGTTGTAAGCACAGAGAGGTGCTTTGTCATTTAGCTCTGATGGGGTGTGAACAGCCAGATTCTTTGGGAAAAGTTCGTAAGATCTCAGGTGTTCAATGTAGTGTGATGTGTGCTCTTGGCAAAGAAAGACAACACTACTGTTAACCAGGAAAACCTGTTCAATTCTACAGTAATTAGGCAGTCCTCCCTCTTGTCCCACAGACAAAAACATTCCTACAGCATAATCGGTTCCATCAATGCAGACCTGTGATGTGCTGTAAATAACATTGCTTGCTGTTATTTGTTCAATGTATGTCTTGGCAACATTTGGAAGCACTGACACCAGGACAGAAGAGACATTTGATGTCTGCTGGTGAGGTTTGAAGAATCCTGAGGCACTGAGATGGTATGCTACCATGTATTGATGCCTGTCTGCGAGTGTTTTTAACacaattttaaagttttgtgtGTCGTGAACAACTCTTTTGAAAAAACGGTGTTTCCCCTCAAACCTCATTGTCCACAAGTGTACAAGGGGCCCAAAACGGCGTACAAGGTCAGGATAGTGTTCAATGTAATGATGCTTAGGACGGAGTTTGAAATCTGGAAAGGTTTCTCTCAGTATCTCTCTATGATCCTGTATCTTGGACTGTAAATACTGGATGGACtcctctgtgaattctgagcaCAGCGATAACTCTACTATCTCTTTTAGGTCCATTAGCACAGTCCATGCTCCATCCTCTTCAGGAACTGCATTCCCAATAATCAAAGGGAGCAGTCTAAGCAATGTGGCATTTTCATGGCCATTACCACCAATGCTTTTCTTTACGGCGAAGGTCTGTGGTATTTTATGAGGTTTGTCAAGCTTGTCTGTGTGCTGGTATGGAAATGAAAGAATTCTCTCGTTCAAATATTCAAGGGTGAAGTATTTGTGACGGATCATCTCTTCTATACACAGGGCGAGCTCTACAGGCACAATGCCCTCAAAAAGGTCGTGGAGGGCATCAGGAGGAAAGCCAGTGACAGTATGAAAATGCTCTAGATGCTGGTTCAGGACACAATCTGCCTGAACGCCATTCTGACTCTCCCCATGCATTACAGCATGCACATCACCACTATGGCTGTCTTTTGTCCTAAGACTGAACTCGCCACTTGCAACTTCATGAGTCTGAAGTTTAGCTTGTGTTGCTGTGCAGAACCTGCAAAAATATTCTGCTCTGAAAGACTTTGAAAAGCCTGCCAAATCATGGGCTGCAAGATTGTCAGACACCACACACATGACTGTTCCTTGAACTACCTTCCCAACAGACTCAATGAATACCCCATCTCGTTCAAGGGTACGGAGATCTCTCAACAAAGGACCAAGTGCTTTTTCATAGCCAAATGTCTGTATGTCAGCCACCTTACATAAAGCTGCAAGCTGAATCACATGCAGGGCTGAACGGTATTTACTGGGAAGATCAGCAAGCATCCAGTATACTGAacagattttgtgtattttacgTGATGTGCCAAGTGGATTGGCTATTTCCAAATCAtcaatgtacaaaatgagtgtTATCTTTAACTCATGTAATGACAAGAATGTGTTCTCTTTGAAATACAAACCATCTTGGTGGCTTACATAATGACTGTTTTGTGCcacttttgtttctttaattcTGTCCAGAATATCTGTATGATTGAAGATTTTTTGTATCATCTCAAGAATGGGAACGTACACTGCTGTGTGTCCTGGCTGTAGCAGATACTGTACAGGCTTTACCACAGGGTAACTGCTTTCGATGAAGGTTTTCCTTCTCTTGGTTGAGGATAACTGCTTCCCCTTAGCTGTGGCACTGACAACAACATTACTGTCCATAACAGTACTGACAACCTCATTTAGAAGCGTTTCACTGACAGTGATGTCATGACTCTCTAGGACCTCTCTAATGTCATGTTTCAGTATCGGTTGGGACAAGGAAAATATCTGAGACAAATGTTCTACTATTTCCTGAGATGCTGTGTCAGATACATGAAGAATAGACTGCATCTTTAGGAATAACGATGCCAAGTTATGGTTTAACTGGGCTCTTAAAGTGTCTGTGTCACACTGAATGTTTACCTCACTGAGATCAAATGTGTCCACAGACCCTGCACTGTGACTTTCAGCAGGTTCCCCAAGACTTTCTGCTGCAACTACAACTGAGGCACCATCATTGTCTGCCAATACAACACATTCACCAAAGTCTGAATCACCACCATGTTTTCTACTCTTGTGTGCATTAAATGCTGAGTAGCTATTTGTTCTGTAATTACAGTTCTTGAATGGGCATGCCACCATCTCATGACTTCGTAAATGACTTCTCAAATGACTGAATAGAATTTCCTCAGAAAAAGGCTGCTTTAAGTTACACAAAGGACATGTAAAAAAACCACATGCTCCTTCAGTCGCATCTACTCTACACACATTATGGGATCTTGACAGATGTGCTTTCATCGCTTCAAATGATGGAAAAGTACAAATGCAACTGTTATAGAGACATGGCAGGGGGGAC
This window harbors:
- the LOC127531559 gene encoding uncharacterized protein LOC127531559, which gives rise to MMLTRPVFVFVLLRRLKCVVSTVQISDYKDHHHQTGANKNKKMAAAQKHVLRVYVARDTALKLILLERPKSVEELKEIMQERFRPRLDGDFSLHYEDPDFDGELCLLVDIQELPEKGTLRVIRPEGDTSSTASSDTDILPHVPAIQRQRSWPDHFVVPSFGYEMEHILEEGNRVYEESGKLLKLKRSQKSEILKKMAETIYGFKPYPHEKELAMAAQALITAHPCLRMTAGEDGGLGWKRHIGYKVASYRNNLAKAGVAEVAINTGRRSRNNPDNDHPHRNIKKARKAEVNYIINLPKDETPATLEAMREEIMHEVEKTERNQLVIGKLMNTTYALRRQEIVGALVAPQVKDVMDRWPALRMESQVFAEFHRINNVNLRNQFYKELDRHTPKLITLFRDKATKTGKIAEQLTKLMRIYDLQEQRDVNLRRALVLRALPVYLREDASKFFRTCNVSVLASLSVLLPCSSVSLNI